ACAGGTAGGGGAGAAAGGAAGCGAGGGGGAGAGTAAGCAGGACGTGGCTACTCCATCCGCAGCCGCTTGAGTACTAAGCGGAAGCCGGGGAGCACCGGCCCGGCCACCAAATCCTGGTCGAAACCCACCACGGGGCGCACGGGCTGGCCGGGTTCGAAGATGTACACCGACTCGGTGGCGGGCGCGATGAGCCAACCCAGCCGGGCGCCGGCTTCAAGCCAGTGCTCCATTTTGCGCATGGTGTCGGTGAGGCGGTCGGTAGGCGAGAGCAGTTCCACCACAAAATCGGGGCAAATGCGAGCAAAGCCGCGCCGGTCTTCCGAACTAAGTGCATTCCAGTTGGCCCAGGCTATCCAGCTAGCATCGGGCGAGAGCATGGCTCCGGTATCGAGGGTGAAGCCAGCGGAGGAATCGAAGGTTTTACCAAGCCCACTCTCAACGTTCCAATTAGCCAGTTGGCGGTTCAGCTCACTGTTGTAAGCACCGGTTTCGGAGTTGGTAGGCGGCATGATGGTAATTTGGTGCTGGGCATCGCGCTCAATGCGTTGGTCGCGGTTGTCCATGCAGAACTGGTAAAATTCCTCGTCGGTGAGGCGTTCGAGCACGGGGCTTTTTAGCTTGATGGCGGTCATGGCAAAGCAAGTTGGAATACCAATATACGTCGGAACCTACCCTTCCAGCCAGGCTTTCAGGGCCGGGGCTTTCTCGCGGCTCACCAGCACTTCTTCGGCCGGGGCGGGGTGCAGCTCCACCAGCAGCTTGCCGCCAAAGTGCGGAAGCAGGCGGCGCACGGCCGGCAGGTGGGCAATGACCTGGCGGTTGAGGCGGAAGAACTGGGCGGGGTCGAGCAGGCC
This DNA window, taken from Hymenobacter sp. 5317J-9, encodes the following:
- a CDS encoding Uma2 family endonuclease, encoding MTAIKLKSPVLERLTDEEFYQFCMDNRDQRIERDAQHQITIMPPTNSETGAYNSELNRQLANWNVESGLGKTFDSSAGFTLDTGAMLSPDASWIAWANWNALSSEDRRGFARICPDFVVELLSPTDRLTDTMRKMEHWLEAGARLGWLIAPATESVYIFEPGQPVRPVVGFDQDLVAGPVLPGFRLVLKRLRME